One stretch of Roseimicrobium sp. ORNL1 DNA includes these proteins:
- a CDS encoding DUF1080 domain-containing protein gives MKFVLLLSLIFAAAVSAADPVTLTLADFTDGEGKPVPAGWVQESDGTITRVAKAGNIISKQEYDSFEVEWDWKLDAGGNSGIKYWVNKFDKKGWLGVEYQMIDDEKHADAKKGDNHSTASIYDIIGPVADKGVKSAGEWNHSKIIVKDGKIEHWLNGKLAAKADTKSEEWKAGIAKSKFKDVAGFAPGKGKLMLTDHGDPVWWKNIRVKAL, from the coding sequence ATGAAATTCGTCCTGCTCCTCAGCCTCATCTTTGCTGCCGCTGTTTCCGCGGCTGACCCGGTCACTCTCACCCTCGCCGATTTCACCGATGGCGAAGGCAAACCCGTGCCTGCCGGCTGGGTGCAGGAGTCAGATGGCACCATCACGCGCGTGGCCAAGGCCGGAAACATCATCTCCAAGCAGGAGTATGACAGCTTCGAGGTCGAGTGGGACTGGAAGCTCGACGCCGGTGGCAACAGTGGCATCAAGTACTGGGTGAACAAGTTCGACAAGAAGGGCTGGCTTGGCGTGGAGTACCAGATGATCGATGACGAAAAGCACGCGGACGCCAAGAAGGGCGACAACCACAGCACCGCCAGCATCTATGACATCATCGGTCCCGTCGCGGACAAGGGCGTGAAGTCCGCCGGTGAGTGGAACCACAGCAAGATCATCGTGAAGGACGGCAAGATTGAGCATTGGCTCAACGGCAAGCTCGCTGCCAAGGCAGACACCAAGTCGGAAGAATGGAAGGCCGGCATCGCGAAGAGCAAGTTCAAGGACGTCGCGGGCTTCGCTCCCGGCAAGGGCAAGCTCATGCTCACCGACCACGGCGACCCCGTCTGGTGGAAGAACATCCGCGTGAAGGCGCTGTAA
- a CDS encoding transposase, whose amino-acid sequence MKKIEAWLDAGSGECWFREEKCARVVANTLLHFHQKRYALGAHCVMPNHVHLVVRPFSGHDPDEILKSWKGFSAKEVNKLIGRQGNLWAGESHDTIVRDAAHLAKVVRYIGRNPGKAGIPKEKWYRWVDPEWQRIGWGFAEDDDGR is encoded by the coding sequence ATGAAGAAGATAGAAGCGTGGCTCGACGCTGGCTCCGGCGAATGCTGGTTCCGCGAAGAGAAGTGCGCTCGCGTGGTTGCAAACACGCTCCTTCATTTCCACCAGAAACGCTATGCTCTCGGCGCGCACTGTGTGATGCCCAATCACGTTCACTTGGTGGTGAGGCCCTTTTCTGGCCACGATCCAGATGAAATCCTCAAATCCTGGAAAGGCTTTTCAGCAAAGGAGGTGAACAAGCTTATCGGCAGGCAGGGCAATCTGTGGGCTGGTGAAAGCCACGACACTATTGTCAGGGATGCCGCGCATCTCGCCAAGGTTGTACGGTATATCGGAAGGAACCCTGGAAAAGCAGGGATACCCAAAGAAAAATGGTATCGTTGGGTGGACCCAGAGTGGCAACGGATTGGCTGGGGTTTTGCGGAGGATGATGATGGAAGGTAA
- a CDS encoding NAD(P)-dependent oxidoreductase: MSQTIAFVGVGRMGANMARRLMDCGYNVTAVYDVYTEGAASLAKEIGCKHATTLADVTAAADVIFTVVTNDASMRTIFLEGSDNLLVNAKGKTFINCATVTPGIHREVYAAARTAGANSLEASMASSISQAREGKLYLMLAGDEAVYQQVQRIIEDLSVNRRFIAGGAGKAAEVKALVNMVMNINTAGLAEGLGLAAALGHDLGMIREVFSQTGANSRVLETDGADMADRSHDCWFSAEHAAKDSGIAGLLAKEQGLNLPLNTATEAQYQKMVQLGLGGLDKSGIAELTFKGRNA, from the coding sequence ATGTCCCAAACCATCGCATTCGTCGGAGTTGGCCGCATGGGCGCCAACATGGCACGCCGCCTCATGGACTGCGGCTACAACGTGACTGCCGTCTACGATGTGTACACGGAAGGCGCCGCCTCCCTGGCCAAGGAAATTGGCTGCAAGCACGCCACCACCCTCGCGGACGTGACCGCAGCGGCGGATGTCATCTTCACCGTGGTGACGAATGACGCATCGATGCGCACCATCTTCCTGGAAGGTAGCGACAACCTGCTGGTGAACGCCAAGGGCAAGACCTTCATCAACTGCGCCACCGTCACCCCGGGAATCCACCGCGAAGTGTACGCCGCCGCACGCACCGCCGGCGCGAATTCCTTGGAAGCCAGCATGGCCTCCAGCATCAGCCAGGCACGTGAAGGCAAGCTTTACCTCATGCTCGCCGGTGATGAAGCCGTGTACCAGCAGGTGCAGCGCATCATTGAAGACCTCAGCGTGAACCGCCGCTTCATCGCCGGTGGCGCTGGCAAGGCCGCCGAAGTGAAGGCGCTGGTGAACATGGTGATGAACATCAACACCGCCGGCCTCGCTGAAGGCCTGGGCCTCGCCGCCGCGCTGGGTCATGACCTTGGCATGATTCGCGAAGTCTTCTCCCAGACCGGCGCCAACAGCCGCGTGCTGGAAACCGACGGCGCCGACATGGCGGACCGCTCGCACGATTGCTGGTTCAGCGCCGAGCACGCCGCCAAGGACAGCGGCATCGCCGGACTGCTGGCGAAAGAGCAGGGCCTCAACCTGCCCCTCAACACCGCCACCGAAGCCCAGTACCAGAAGATGGTGCAACTCGGCCTCGGCGGCCTGGACAAGAGCGGCATTGCGGAACTGACGTTCAAGGGACGGAACGCGTAA
- a CDS encoding MBL fold metallo-hydrolase, producing the protein MPIPLEDNYNDVIGKAQRGLNLPDDALAARIGMPESVITKLKEGSMDEIVFDKISRALNLHAGALLAMAKKDWYPDPVRLVGVEQFNTPYEDYTVNAYVVWDPNTKLAAAFDTGASAKGMVDFIASKGLKLEAIYLTHTHPDHVADLATLRTANQPLFACDKEPWDGAELFDAGHEFSLGGLRIETKQTSGHSRGGITYVIHGLDERVAIVGDALFASSMGGGMVSWAEALATNRRYILSNPDNTVICPGHGPMTTVGQEKAHNPFYPEYKPSAS; encoded by the coding sequence ATGCCCATCCCTCTCGAAGACAACTATAATGATGTCATTGGCAAAGCCCAAAGGGGATTGAACCTTCCGGATGACGCCCTGGCCGCCCGCATTGGCATGCCGGAATCGGTCATTACCAAGCTCAAGGAAGGCTCCATGGATGAGATCGTGTTCGACAAGATCTCCCGCGCCCTGAACCTGCATGCCGGCGCTCTGCTCGCCATGGCAAAGAAGGACTGGTACCCGGATCCAGTGCGTCTGGTCGGAGTGGAACAGTTCAACACACCGTATGAAGACTACACGGTGAACGCCTACGTGGTGTGGGATCCGAATACCAAGCTCGCCGCCGCCTTTGATACTGGTGCCTCGGCGAAGGGCATGGTGGATTTCATCGCGAGCAAGGGCCTGAAGCTTGAGGCCATCTACCTCACGCACACGCATCCGGATCACGTGGCGGATCTCGCCACGCTCCGCACGGCCAACCAGCCCCTCTTCGCATGCGACAAGGAACCTTGGGATGGCGCCGAACTCTTCGACGCGGGACACGAGTTCTCCCTCGGTGGTCTGCGCATTGAAACCAAGCAGACCTCCGGCCACTCGCGCGGCGGCATCACGTATGTCATCCATGGACTGGATGAGCGCGTGGCCATCGTGGGTGATGCGCTCTTCGCCTCCAGCATGGGCGGGGGCATGGTCTCCTGGGCGGAGGCCCTGGCCACCAATCGCCGCTACATCCTCTCCAATCCGGACAACACCGTCATCTGCCCCGGTCATGGCCCCATGACGACCGTGGGCCAGGAGAAGGCGCACAATCCCTTCTACCCGGAATACAAGCCCTCGGCTTCGTAG
- a CDS encoding peptidylprolyl isomerase, giving the protein MKTNVFLKLLAAGIMATALGAHAQEAKPETATPDQAPAKVKVTIETSKGNIDLELDSAKAPITVQNFLSYVNKGHYDGTIFHRVIPKFMIQGGGFTADMNQKPTDKPIAIESKNGLKNVRGAIAMARTGDPNSATSQFFINVKDNANLDYPSFDGYGYAVFGKVTNGLDIVDAIVGVPTSTKGPYGDVPVEPITIKKVTVVKE; this is encoded by the coding sequence ATGAAAACGAACGTCTTCCTCAAACTGCTGGCGGCCGGCATCATGGCCACCGCCCTGGGAGCCCATGCCCAGGAAGCCAAACCTGAAACCGCAACCCCAGATCAAGCTCCAGCCAAAGTGAAAGTCACCATCGAAACCTCCAAGGGCAACATCGACCTCGAACTCGATAGCGCCAAGGCTCCCATCACGGTGCAGAACTTCCTCAGCTACGTGAACAAGGGCCACTACGACGGCACCATCTTCCACCGGGTGATTCCCAAATTCATGATCCAGGGTGGCGGCTTCACGGCTGACATGAACCAGAAGCCCACGGACAAGCCGATCGCCATCGAAAGCAAGAACGGCCTCAAAAACGTGCGTGGCGCCATCGCCATGGCCCGTACCGGCGACCCGAACAGCGCCACCTCCCAGTTCTTCATCAACGTGAAGGACAATGCCAATCTGGACTATCCCAGCTTCGACGGATACGGCTACGCGGTGTTTGGAAAAGTGACCAACGGCCTCGACATTGTCGACGCCATCGTGGGCGTGCCCACTTCAACCAAAGGTCCTTACGGCGACGTGCCCGTGGAACCCATCACCATCAAGAAAGTCACTGTGGTGAAGGAGTAA
- a CDS encoding DUF1287 domain-containing protein has translation MDSFLKRACTVLQVLCVAGLALVLSRPSLQGTTPEQVEAARARLSKDEAFATKLAHAALDRTKQTVRYEPAYVRLDYPNGDVPADTGVCTDEVIRSYRILSLDLQKLVHEDMKRNFSAYPRNWGLSRPDPNIDHRRVPNLQTFFKRKGASLPVTDKPEDYLPGDLITCTVPPHLPHIAIVVPAPDGGPRPWIVHNIGSGPKMEDRLFDFPLTGHYRWTGK, from the coding sequence ATGGATTCATTCCTGAAACGAGCCTGCACCGTCCTGCAGGTTCTCTGCGTGGCCGGCCTCGCGCTGGTGCTCTCACGCCCCTCTCTGCAGGGCACTACGCCAGAGCAGGTGGAGGCGGCCCGGGCACGGCTGTCCAAGGACGAAGCGTTTGCCACGAAGCTGGCCCACGCAGCGCTGGACCGCACGAAACAGACCGTGCGCTACGAACCCGCCTATGTGCGCCTGGACTACCCCAATGGCGACGTGCCCGCGGACACGGGTGTGTGCACGGATGAGGTCATCCGCTCCTACCGCATCCTGAGCCTGGACCTGCAAAAGCTGGTGCATGAGGACATGAAGCGGAACTTCAGCGCCTACCCCAGGAACTGGGGCCTGAGCCGCCCGGACCCGAACATCGACCACCGGCGCGTGCCGAATTTGCAGACCTTCTTCAAGCGGAAAGGCGCCAGCCTGCCGGTGACGGACAAGCCGGAGGACTACCTCCCCGGCGACCTCATCACCTGCACGGTGCCGCCCCACCTGCCGCACATCGCCATCGTCGTACCCGCTCCGGACGGCGGTCCGCGTCCTTGGATCGTGCATAATATCGGTAGCGGACCGAAGATGGAGGACCGTCTTTTCGACTTTCCGCTCACCGGACACTACCGCTGGACCGGCAAATAA
- a CDS encoding sulfatase, with protein MFGRHFYAPLVWFTIVVAGMTMGSTDLLSATKKKSGTGKAAPNTTPAHTVIPVAPAPTPPPKARPLRTKGPNVLFIIADDLNDWVGWMGGHPQSRTPNMDRLAHAGMRFTNAHCAFSLCNPSRTSILTGMWPWQSGVYGNEQDWRKSVQVQGKPTLPEYFRDAGFLTAAGGKIFHANHGGPEGRLAGWHGGRRGLEQDAAWDMRFPSVGVQIPDLPVHIGQNFNGLNIWHWDWGGIDVKDADTDDGKVTGWADKFLQQDHDNAFFLAVGLYRPHSPWYAPRQYFTDRPLMDVSLPQVKPDDLNDVPEVAKGYLKGPENNHKRIVEKNLWSSAVRAYLANISFCDAMVGRVLDALERSPHKNNTIVVFTSDHGWYLGEKERWHKGGLWERGTHVPLVVVAPGVTQPESVTNEPVSLVDLYPTLCDLVGVPKPAHLGGESFLPLLKDPTAKRARPAFTFAGTEEKQSYAARTDRWRYIRYANGAEELYDHQNDPNEWTNLLFGKTPSPDAMTAAETLRKTLPTTWASAYRKQNDVRIDAGADGSVTYWYQPGDSFSGDDSPDIKERAMEIEMVFEYDPAVDRDSTLLSQGGPQLGYAIHCLDGKLAFTVNYDGLRTTLKSQEPLPAGRVIYRGLFALDGTLAFSATGLKEEVRGYAPMEGGFPRKPNQGLQVSQSFGVLDRESFPNSTPFDGAIQHLRFTLLPGSAVETRAAKAVPVE; from the coding sequence ATGTTTGGAAGACATTTTTACGCGCCTCTGGTTTGGTTCACGATCGTCGTGGCCGGTATGACCATGGGCAGCACGGATCTGCTCAGCGCGACGAAAAAAAAATCCGGGACTGGCAAGGCGGCGCCGAACACCACACCCGCGCACACCGTCATCCCCGTGGCTCCGGCTCCCACGCCGCCGCCGAAGGCGCGGCCCCTTCGCACGAAAGGACCGAACGTGCTCTTCATTATTGCGGACGACCTCAATGACTGGGTCGGCTGGATGGGGGGCCATCCCCAGTCCCGCACGCCGAACATGGACCGCCTGGCGCACGCCGGCATGCGCTTCACGAATGCGCACTGTGCCTTCTCCCTGTGCAATCCCTCCCGCACCTCCATCCTCACCGGCATGTGGCCTTGGCAGAGCGGGGTGTATGGAAACGAGCAGGACTGGCGCAAGTCCGTCCAGGTGCAGGGCAAGCCCACGCTGCCTGAGTATTTCCGCGACGCTGGTTTCCTCACGGCCGCCGGAGGAAAGATATTCCACGCGAATCATGGCGGTCCTGAAGGACGGCTCGCCGGCTGGCACGGCGGTCGCCGCGGCTTAGAACAGGATGCCGCGTGGGACATGCGCTTCCCCAGCGTCGGTGTGCAAATCCCTGACCTGCCTGTGCACATCGGGCAGAATTTTAACGGACTCAACATCTGGCACTGGGACTGGGGTGGCATTGATGTGAAAGACGCCGACACCGATGATGGCAAGGTGACTGGCTGGGCCGATAAATTCCTCCAGCAGGACCATGACAATGCCTTCTTCCTCGCGGTGGGACTCTATCGCCCGCACTCACCCTGGTACGCGCCGCGCCAGTACTTCACCGACCGTCCGCTCATGGATGTCTCGCTGCCCCAGGTGAAGCCGGATGATCTCAATGACGTGCCTGAGGTGGCAAAGGGGTATCTGAAAGGCCCGGAGAACAACCACAAGCGCATCGTTGAAAAGAACCTGTGGTCTTCTGCTGTGCGCGCCTATCTGGCGAACATTTCCTTCTGCGATGCCATGGTGGGCCGCGTGCTCGATGCGCTGGAGCGCAGTCCGCACAAGAACAACACCATCGTCGTCTTTACCAGCGACCACGGCTGGTACCTTGGGGAAAAGGAACGCTGGCACAAGGGTGGCCTGTGGGAGCGCGGAACGCACGTGCCGCTGGTGGTGGTGGCCCCGGGAGTGACCCAGCCGGAGTCCGTGACCAACGAGCCGGTGAGCCTGGTGGATCTCTATCCCACCCTCTGTGATCTGGTGGGCGTCCCCAAGCCCGCGCATCTCGGTGGTGAGTCTTTCCTGCCGCTGCTCAAGGATCCCACGGCCAAGCGCGCACGTCCGGCATTTACCTTTGCCGGTACGGAGGAAAAGCAATCTTACGCCGCTCGCACGGACCGCTGGCGCTACATCCGCTATGCCAATGGCGCGGAGGAACTGTACGACCACCAGAACGATCCGAACGAGTGGACGAATCTGCTCTTTGGCAAGACACCTTCCCCGGATGCCATGACCGCTGCGGAGACGCTTCGCAAGACTCTGCCCACCACCTGGGCCAGCGCCTACCGCAAACAGAATGATGTGCGCATCGACGCCGGTGCTGATGGCAGCGTGACTTACTGGTACCAGCCGGGCGATAGTTTCTCCGGGGATGATTCTCCAGACATCAAGGAGCGCGCCATGGAGATTGAGATGGTCTTCGAGTATGATCCCGCCGTGGATCGCGACAGCACCCTTCTCAGTCAGGGCGGACCGCAGCTTGGCTATGCCATCCACTGCCTGGATGGGAAGCTCGCTTTCACCGTGAACTATGATGGCCTGCGCACCACGCTGAAGTCGCAGGAACCGCTGCCTGCGGGCCGGGTCATCTACCGCGGGCTCTTCGCCCTGGACGGCACACTCGCCTTCAGTGCCACCGGGCTGAAGGAAGAAGTGCGTGGCTATGCGCCCATGGAGGGCGGCTTCCCCCGCAAGCCCAACCAGGGTCTTCAGGTCTCCCAGAGCTTCGGCGTGCTCGATCGCGAGAGCTTCCCAAACAGCACGCCCTTCGACGGCGCCATCCAGCATCTCCGTTTCACCCTGCTGCCTGGCAGCGCCGTGGAAACCCGCGCCGCCAAGGCCGTGCCGGTGGAATAG
- the queD gene encoding 6-carboxytetrahydropterin synthase QueD has translation MRCRIVKDYRFEAAQTLPSLPGNHKCKNMHGHSFKVEIAVEGEVNPEIGWVYDHAEISRAMNPLMDLLDHSYLNEIEGLENPTIENMAAWLWRKLAPQLPGLCEIVIHETPTARCVFRGEF, from the coding sequence ATGCGCTGCCGCATCGTCAAAGACTACCGCTTCGAAGCCGCCCAGACCCTGCCGTCCCTGCCGGGTAATCACAAGTGCAAGAACATGCACGGCCACAGCTTCAAGGTTGAGATCGCCGTGGAGGGTGAGGTGAATCCTGAAATCGGCTGGGTGTATGATCACGCCGAGATCAGCCGCGCCATGAATCCGCTGATGGATCTACTCGATCACAGCTATCTCAACGAAATCGAAGGTCTCGAAAATCCGACCATCGAAAACATGGCCGCCTGGCTGTGGAGAAAACTCGCGCCTCAGCTCCCGGGTCTGTGCGAGATCGTCATCCACGAGACGCCCACCGCCCGTTGCGTGTTCCGCGGCGAGTTCTAG
- a CDS encoding PQQ-binding-like beta-propeller repeat protein, producing the protein MSLSRTIVRSSLITVYCLLNTPAFSADWPQFRGPGSAAYAADAVAPAKPKIDWSASLPGRGLASPIIVGDKVFVTCSSGPGQELLHVICFKASDGSKVWERQLKATGRTMTHAKTAVAACTPCSDGKRLFALWSSNDLAAFDLDGNLLWLRGLTIDYPNASNSLGMASSPIVVGETVVTMIENDSESYTLGIDANTGRNLWKMERPKSANWTSPLVWQADKNSAPVTLLQSSKGIVAVDAATGSRLWEYEDGASTMSSSVVADGVLYAASKGITALKPKTNGEAPEQLWRSEQLNPSTISPVVVGDHVFIINGAGVLNEANRLTGERGWKLRLTGPFSGSPVAAGKNIVAVSEKGVFQVVDTTAKEGAVIATLQLPLNAETKELVLSTPALSGKHVFVRTDSTLWRIGE; encoded by the coding sequence ATGTCCCTCTCACGCACCATCGTCCGCAGTTCACTGATTACTGTTTACTGCTTACTGAATACTCCCGCTTTCTCTGCCGACTGGCCTCAATTCCGCGGTCCCGGCAGTGCAGCCTATGCAGCCGATGCCGTCGCACCCGCGAAGCCCAAGATCGACTGGAGCGCGTCGCTACCCGGTCGTGGCCTCGCGAGTCCGATCATTGTAGGGGACAAGGTCTTCGTCACTTGCTCCAGCGGACCCGGACAGGAGCTTCTGCATGTGATCTGCTTCAAGGCTTCTGATGGCTCCAAGGTATGGGAACGCCAGCTCAAGGCGACTGGTCGCACCATGACGCACGCCAAGACGGCGGTGGCAGCGTGCACGCCGTGCAGCGATGGGAAGCGCCTCTTCGCGTTGTGGTCCTCCAATGACCTCGCGGCATTTGACCTCGATGGCAATTTGCTCTGGCTGCGTGGTCTCACCATCGACTACCCCAATGCCAGCAACAGCCTTGGCATGGCTTCCTCTCCCATTGTGGTGGGTGAAACCGTGGTGACCATGATTGAGAACGACAGCGAGAGCTACACGCTTGGCATTGACGCCAACACGGGTCGCAATCTCTGGAAGATGGAGCGTCCCAAGTCCGCGAACTGGACCAGCCCGCTCGTGTGGCAGGCCGACAAGAACAGTGCGCCCGTGACCTTGCTGCAATCTTCCAAAGGCATTGTGGCCGTGGACGCCGCCACGGGCAGCCGCCTCTGGGAATATGAAGACGGCGCCTCCACCATGTCCTCCAGCGTGGTGGCGGATGGCGTGCTCTACGCCGCGTCCAAGGGCATCACCGCGCTGAAGCCCAAGACCAACGGCGAAGCTCCCGAGCAGCTCTGGCGTTCAGAACAGCTCAATCCCAGCACCATCAGCCCTGTGGTGGTGGGAGATCACGTCTTCATCATCAACGGCGCTGGCGTGCTCAATGAAGCCAATCGCCTCACCGGCGAGCGCGGCTGGAAGCTTCGCCTTACCGGTCCCTTCAGCGGCTCACCCGTGGCTGCCGGAAAGAACATCGTCGCCGTGAGTGAGAAAGGCGTGTTTCAAGTGGTGGACACCACCGCCAAGGAAGGTGCTGTGATTGCCACCCTGCAACTTCCCCTGAATGCCGAAACCAAGGAACTCGTGCTCAGCACTCCGGCGCTCAGTGGCAAGCATGTGTTTGTGCGCACGGACAGCACACTGTGGAGAATCGGTGAATAG
- a CDS encoding class I SAM-dependent methyltransferase, whose translation MPWQKRDSHSNQPPRRPRRDSEAGGGSGTGAGAGSGAGPWKKSGPGPSHSNYKGRKDEPRERDRAGDRDRERPYEGERRPKSGPHTHKSPSRAHTGKPRDASAHGTSWEKSADWYDKIIGAQGSELYQRIVIPCALDMLRPKRDESILDLGCGQGVFTRALSEHGAKVTGLDASSSLVRRAQEYPSPTPIHYVTRDAADLKNLGPFDAVSSILALQNMEHLDRVCVSAAKVLRDGGRMLWVLNHPCFRIPRQTAWGFDEENKIQYRRVDAYSSPTSIPIVMHPGQAQSESTTSFHKSLSDLMYCALSAGFMLAGFEEWHSDKQSQPGPRARAENRARDEFPLFVGMLWRRVGATVRQ comes from the coding sequence ATGCCCTGGCAGAAACGCGATTCCCATTCCAATCAACCTCCCCGTCGCCCGCGACGTGACTCGGAGGCTGGAGGTGGCTCGGGCACAGGTGCCGGAGCCGGGTCTGGTGCTGGTCCTTGGAAGAAGTCTGGCCCGGGTCCTTCTCACTCGAACTACAAGGGCAGGAAGGATGAACCCCGCGAGCGGGATAGAGCAGGAGACAGAGACCGTGAACGCCCCTACGAAGGCGAGCGCAGGCCCAAGAGCGGGCCTCACACTCACAAGTCCCCTTCCCGTGCGCACACAGGAAAACCACGCGACGCCTCCGCACATGGCACGTCCTGGGAGAAGTCCGCGGATTGGTATGACAAGATCATCGGCGCGCAGGGTTCGGAGCTGTATCAGCGCATCGTGATTCCCTGCGCGTTGGACATGCTGCGTCCGAAGCGGGATGAGTCCATTCTGGACCTCGGCTGCGGGCAGGGTGTCTTTACCCGCGCTCTGTCAGAACACGGAGCGAAGGTAACCGGGTTGGACGCTTCCTCATCGTTGGTGCGTCGCGCGCAGGAGTATCCTTCGCCCACCCCCATCCACTATGTCACGCGTGATGCGGCGGACTTGAAAAACCTTGGACCTTTCGATGCAGTCTCCAGCATTCTCGCACTGCAAAACATGGAGCATCTGGACAGGGTGTGCGTGTCAGCCGCGAAGGTGCTCCGTGACGGCGGCCGCATGCTGTGGGTGCTAAATCACCCCTGCTTCCGCATCCCGCGCCAGACCGCATGGGGCTTTGATGAGGAGAACAAGATCCAGTACCGCCGCGTGGATGCGTACAGCTCGCCCACGAGCATCCCCATTGTGATGCACCCGGGGCAGGCGCAGAGCGAGAGCACCACCTCCTTTCACAAGAGCCTCTCGGATCTCATGTATTGCGCCCTCAGCGCGGGCTTCATGCTCGCGGGGTTTGAGGAGTGGCACTCAGACAAGCAAAGCCAGCCAGGACCGCGGGCGCGCGCGGAGAACCGGGCACGGGATGAGTTTCCGCTATTTGTGGGAATGCTGTGGAGAAGAGTCGGTGCGACGGTGCGCCAGTGA